From a region of the Deferribacterota bacterium genome:
- a CDS encoding type II CAAX endopeptidase family protein — MHSVSFRKNNITILLIGVLLATLGWYFAFGVYVGVFWYKLAITIIAVSLFALFFIKVSLKINYKSLIEGVISAAILYFIFYIGNLVAPYIVGQSAAQVNMIYSLGEGTNKLFVFLLLFFITSPGEELFWRAFLQGGLTKHIGDKKALVVSSLIYGFVHIFSLNLMLILSALVAGFFWGLQYYLRKDITANIISHAIFSSFIFAVVPIS; from the coding sequence GTGCATAGTGTTAGTTTTAGAAAAAATAATATAACTATATTGCTCATTGGTGTATTATTAGCTACATTGGGGTGGTATTTTGCATTTGGTGTATATGTTGGGGTTTTTTGGTATAAGCTAGCCATAACTATTATTGCGGTATCTTTGTTTGCTCTTTTTTTTATAAAAGTTTCATTAAAAATTAATTATAAATCACTTATAGAAGGGGTTATCTCTGCAGCTATTTTATATTTTATATTTTATATTGGCAATCTAGTTGCACCCTATATAGTTGGTCAGTCGGCGGCCCAAGTTAATATGATATATAGTTTAGGTGAGGGGACAAATAAATTATTTGTGTTTTTGTTGTTATTTTTTATAACCTCACCTGGCGAGGAATTATTTTGGAGAGCATTTCTGCAGGGTGGTTTAACTAAACACATTGGTGATAAAAAGGCTCTCGTTGTAAGTAGTTTAATCTATGGTTTTGTTCATATATTTTCATTAAATCTGATGTTAATATTATCTGCACTAGTTGCAGGTTTCTTCTGGGGCTTACAATATTATCTTAGAAAAGATATCACTGCAAATATTATTTCCCATGCAATATTTAGTTCGTTCATTTTTGCAGTTGTGCCTATAAGTTAG
- a CDS encoding NusG domain II-containing protein has protein sequence MKKYIKIFTLTDIIIIIILCLLSLTPFLYISHIKYNKPTYLKVTIDDRIIRYNLDNKIINLDKYNKNMTIEVKNRKARIVKSDCPLKLCVKRGWIEHCRESAICLPNKVAIQIECKDSDIDAIIR, from the coding sequence TTGAAAAAATACATTAAAATATTTACCCTTACCGATATTATAATTATTATAATTCTCTGTCTTCTATCGCTAACACCCTTCTTATATATATCTCATATAAAATATAACAAACCGACATACCTTAAAGTTACCATAGATGATAGAATTATTAGATATAACCTTGATAATAAAATAATTAATTTAGACAAATATAACAAAAATATGACCATAGAAGTAAAAAATAGAAAAGCTAGAATTGTTAAATCTGACTGCCCGCTTAAATTGTGTGTAAAAAGAGGTTGGATAGAACATTGTAGAGAATCAGCAATATGCCTTCCCAACAAAGTTGCAATACAGATAGAATGTAAGGATAGTGATATAGATGCAATCATTAGATAG
- a CDS encoding Gx transporter family protein — protein MQSLDSNKNISILGILTAFTIIIGFLENLIPLPLPGVKLGLANIGIMLSIYILGFSKSIYIAFLKSIILSIFTGNLIIKFSISLPATVVATTIMFISYKLLKKATPLSIGAIGGFIHMNMQFFVIKTLYLKTTAIIYLVPYYSIISVFSGIVTGYITYKILKVLEQTILSS, from the coding sequence ATGCAATCATTAGATAGTAATAAAAATATATCTATTTTGGGCATTTTGACTGCCTTTACAATAATTATAGGTTTTTTAGAAAACCTAATCCCATTGCCCTTGCCAGGTGTAAAATTGGGGCTTGCAAATATAGGAATAATGCTTTCAATATATATATTGGGTTTTAGCAAATCCATCTATATAGCATTCCTAAAATCAATTATACTATCAATCTTTACTGGTAACCTTATAATAAAATTTAGTATTAGTTTACCTGCCACAGTCGTTGCTACTACAATCATGTTTATATCCTATAAATTGCTTAAGAAAGCCACTCCTCTCTCAATTGGTGCCATTGGGGGCTTTATACATATGAATATGCAATTTTTTGTTATAAAAACACTCTACCTTAAAACCACTGCCATTATATATTTAGTTCCATACTACAGTATAATATCTGTCTTTTCAGGTATAGTTACAGGATATATCACATATAAAATTCTTAAAGTACTAGAGCAAACAATACTATCTTCATAA
- the menA gene encoding 1,4-dihydroxy-2-naphthoate octaprenyltransferase: MYIKNIKNYFIATRPWSFSMSFISVIIGSLLALRNGSISICALVLTLIGTILVHAASNVLNDYYDTKYSVDTPKAPTAKYRPHPIIEGYLSKREVLYEAIILYVLAFISGVILAVFYSYKIIYICILALLISIFYTGKPISLKYKATGELAVFVIWGPLMVSGAYLVQRDILSIDAILISIPQGLLVALVLFANNARDIEFDRDRKIKTLGMVQGGHKNIKIFIGFIALTYIYTLLLIIFNVFSLLALIIFLSLPFAIKLCKEFKEGFPDAADALTSKLVVLYGGLLCIVLVLEKII, encoded by the coding sequence GCTACAAGACCGTGGTCTTTTTCAATGAGTTTTATTTCTGTTATAATTGGTTCACTTTTAGCTCTTAGAAATGGCTCTATTTCAATATGTGCTTTAGTTTTGACCCTTATTGGTACAATTTTAGTTCACGCTGCATCAAATGTATTAAATGATTATTATGATACAAAATATAGCGTTGATACTCCTAAAGCCCCAACAGCTAAATATAGACCCCATCCCATCATTGAAGGCTATCTAAGTAAAAGAGAGGTATTATATGAGGCTATAATTTTATATGTGTTAGCATTTATAAGTGGCGTAATCTTAGCCGTATTTTATTCATACAAGATTATCTATATATGTATATTAGCACTATTAATAAGTATATTTTACACGGGTAAACCCATATCATTAAAATATAAAGCAACTGGTGAGTTAGCAGTTTTTGTAATATGGGGCCCGTTAATGGTTTCTGGAGCTTATCTTGTTCAAAGAGATATATTATCTATTGACGCAATTTTAATATCTATCCCCCAAGGGCTACTAGTAGCCCTTGTGCTATTTGCAAACAACGCAAGGGATATTGAATTTGATAGAGATAGAAAAATCAAGACATTAGGTATGGTTCAAGGCGGTCATAAAAATATTAAAATTTTTATAGGTTTTATTGCTTTAACATATATTTATACTCTATTACTTATTATTTTTAATGTTTTTTCTTTATTAGCTTTAATTATATTTTTATCTCTGCCATTTGCAATTAAGTTGTGTAAAGAGTTTAAAGAAGGTTTCCCTGATGCTGCAGATGCATTAACATCAAAATTAGTTGTTTTATATGGAGGTCTCTTGTGCATAGTGTTAGTTTTAGAAAAAATAATATAA